The sequence acaaatattatattttcagtaTTTATCTACATATGGAATAAACAGACATAATCAGAATAATCCGATTAGCATCTGCAGTAGACTAAATGGTTTTGAGACACAATTCAAcacaaattcaagaaatttaacaaacgaataaacaaaaacaagaaacttCAGACAAGAAGATACCCAAAAGAGAAAAACAACAATAAAAGGACAATGCTAACATCTCAGAAACTCACAGAACTTCGTTTCTTGTTCAGCGAAAACCTTCGAAGTTCACAAGATATTTATGACTCAAACATTCATGATAACATTAACACATGTAAAAAATTGTGGGCATTccgaaaaactaaacaagaaactgacctatatatataaaccctatatatatacttttttcTTCTGCATGCAGAGACTTGTAACCGAAGCTAAAAGTAGAGGGGATGGTGAATTCTAGGCAGCGGGGATTATATAGGAGAACGTGAAGAGGTTGAGGATGGGATTTTGCTTCGGTGTGCAACTTTGTTTTGTAACATGAAATAATTGACGTGTGGAGGGAAAGACAATAAAGTGACCGTTTCTTGAattcttttcttgatttttcttgaaTTGGCAAAAAGCTACAGATAGAAAAAAAGTAGTGGCACGACTTGAATTTctcattataaaaaaaaaaagttgaatttcTCAAATACTTTCTATACTATCAGCGTTACGCTAGTATTTATGGAATTCATTTCTTTTTCACAAGTCAAAACAATATAACAATTTGACTTCTAATTTGGACTTTTTTGAAAAGCCAATAAAACCTTTATTTCCCTCACTTTTATATCCGAAAATCAAAACTGCTTCTTCTACATATAAAAACTGagtttatggaaaaaaaataattgtaacCAATATTTCTAAACTTATCCTGCATATAGTAgaatgacaaaaacttatgtgaaacggtctcacgggtcatattttgtgagacggatctcttatttgggtcatccataaaaaaaattactttttatgttaagagtattactttttattgtgaatatcgataggattgacccgtctcacagataaagattcgcgagatcgtctcacaagagacctaatcTTATAAAAGTCGACTAATAGCTTGGTCTCTACTCATGGATCTTATATTTCAGGGTCCATAGATTTTAAAACCGAGTCAACTATCAACATTAAAAGCTAgtcaaaacacatttttttttagggaaaaagCCTTTCTTAACTCGAGTTTTGGAATCagtttatttttgtaattgaaTTATACATAATCAATCAATAcaaatatcacaaaaactcatatgaccATCTCACATGTCAAATTTGTAAAACATATATTCGATCCGGcgtaattcaaaaaaatattatttttatatcaaaaatgtTATTATCCAAGATAGTTATGGATTGAACcaacccgtctcacaaaaaactaattttatatgtatataattaaattatatcgCCACCTATAGTTTGCAGTGAAAATATGTGGAATTTCTTATTTTCTGAAGaaacatttattatatattttaattaaaaatgtaaattttatatttcaaagaaCTAGCAAATGAAATTAAACTATTTTCCGAACAAGCATGCTTGTCATAGcgacaattatttaaatttattgcctaagttgagctacaatagatCCCATAAAGAACAGAGAAAATCTGACCAGGTAAATGCCTGAAAAAGAGTAGAAACTCTATTAAATGAGAGCCTAATTCTAAGGTTCATGAACCATGAGACAGTGAAATAAGACCGTATATATATGACAGATTGAGAGGGAACTATAAACGGTGGAATCAGTTCATACCAAGCGTAAACGAAATAGACAAAGTCCCAAACAAAGCAGCAATACCATGGATAATTAAAACTTCAGTCCACAAAATAAATCCAATGAATCCCAAGTGACAGTCATAATTCGTGAAACTGCTGGAGATAGTTTCTCCAGCTGCTCTAAAAGGTAGACTCCACCCAACAGAGATGGAACGAATCTACATAAAAATAaccataattttttaattccttttttttttcaactgcTCATGGTCTCAAAATGAGGAGTATGAAGGCAAAATCCAAAAGCAAAAAAAACATCCCAGTTTTCCAAGCCAAGACGTGCTTGCAAAATATGTCAATGCTCACCAAAAGTTCCAAGTTCTAATATTTTCTCAAGTAGCTGTGACAGAAGCTCATCACATAATAACCAGCTCCATCACAGATTGTCATCATATCCACCTGTTtccatttcatgataaaaaagGCCACCGTTCTGCAGTTGTCCATAAGAGGCGTCCAAGCCAAACATAGCATTAGCTCCATGGTAATAATTATCATTTTCCTACGTTTCAAGGTTAAAGTATAAGGATGGAACGTGTAAAAAGAGGAATACTGAGTGGAGTTCTTTTACAATTTAAAAACCAAGTTACTGGTCTCACCATCTGAACCAGATTCAGAAAACTGTCTGCCATATTTGATTCTTCTGGCACCACAGGTGGTTGACTTGAGAAGTCTGAGGCATACGCAGCATTAGATCCATGGTAATAATTATCATTTTCCTGTATTTCaagtttaatttattaatgttaaaggaaaataaataaaacgaaTAATAAAATACAGGAATGATATCTATGGGAATTccgtttaaaatttgaaaaatcaaaattaatggTCTCACCATCTGAGCCACATTTAAAAAACCTTCAATCTCAGATTCTTTCAGAAGCAATGGTAGCTGACCAATGCAAGAAGCATAATGGGCCGCACCAGATAAATTGCCTCCTTGCATATTCTCATTAAAGTAGGATCCCACTCTGTCACACATTTGAAATTGTTCGGTTCCACAGACTGCAGCAGAGAAATTCACTGGAGCTACAAGACCATCTTTTTGCATAACTGAGAAATCAATTCCAGCTTCATTTATCTGTGTATAATGTGCTTGGACATTGGTGCTGGTGTTTATATCATTCCCCTCAAAACCAGGTAAGACAATGTTCTTTCCCTTGCCAATGAGATCAGCCTGCTAAGCACAATATACTTCAGCACATCTTCAAATCAATACATAAAAGTGGACGAAGTTTTATTTCACTCGCATTTAAAAATATGGAGATCTATCTTAATATTTCAAGTTGTGGCAACCACAGACTGAGAATTTGTTTGCCATAAGGAGCATCAAACAGTCGAATATTTGTAACAAAAAAAGAACAGAGGTGTATGCCAATGCACAGCATTTCAATACAATAACAAGGGATAAGCATAAACAAACAAATTTAAagaataatcataaaaaaaagaagaaacctGGGACCTCTTTCCcataaattttgattataagGGTTACAAAGTcagaaatttaattttcacCGACAAATCTCAATAGATCAGTGTCGCTGATAAACCACCAGAATCATAAAGATGTTAGTAAGAAGGACCTTCATGATTCATATGCAATTTTGGAAATACCTCAGAGCTGATGCAGTTAGGTGTGTAGATAATCTGATAAATTGTATGTCATCATTGGTACTTCACAGGATATTCCCTTTCCACGTTTGCATCCTCATCACCCAATTTTGAATAAATCTAGTCTTATGATATATCTGATTTGTTCAAGATCTGACCTATCAAGTACATGTTTGATATTCTTGCACTCAAAAGTGATGTAGATGTTATTTTTTGCGATGTTACTCCTACAATTTTGCTTTTATATACCACCTTTCAGTATTCTCCTTATTTCGTTCAAATGATGAGCATAAATTGAGACTTTCTCCATTTTTACCTCAGCCTACCAATCCGTCAGCATAATGATGTATTTGTTTCTATTATAGGCAATCAAAGCCTACCACAAAGCATTTGTCCCTAGTAGATACCTCAATGCTATCGTAAGGGCTACtgcaataaaaacaaaattagaaTTGTCTCTCACAAACTAGAAAATCCAAAACCGAAACCGAGGACTTATAGTTCGTTTTGCTTCCTAAATACAAGAAACTAGAATAACGTAAAACCATAGTTAAAACCATCATTTATTCATAAATTTAAGGTCCAGAAATATACATAGATGACTTAATTTATGTAATCAAATTGATTCGATCACTTCACTAGTCATACCTTTATTTTATTCTTGACGTTGATAgtttaaatgaataaatttcattttaaactggttcaaatcataacataatcGAAACCATATTTAGATGGTTCTGTTATGAATGTACCGCCTTTCACTGGAACTGGAACCATCAGTTTTAAAATCTTGGTCATGTTTACAAGAATCTATTTTCAGTGTATTAGTGTTAGTTTGGCAAACTAATCTAATTTCTTAGTTCCACGTCATACACTGGCTAAAGAAACTAATACATTTGGTTTTGGCTCACAACAAAATTGAGCATAAATGAACAAATATTATAACCACAACtgcttaaaaatttaaatttggctCATTTTGGTTTATGCTTTGtttaatccaaaaaaaaaaaaaaccatatgaTGCTTGGCACAGCACTACTAAAATATTACCGCACTAAAGCAGACCAGACAAAATCATGAACTCGTGGTTGGTAGTCCTAATCAAATGATTTAAGAATGAAGCTtctttctaatattttaaaaagggATGCACATAAGGGGAAAAAACTGATGATTGACTGCATGATTACCATACAAATTAAAGTCTTATACCAGCTCACACCATTTATGTGGCTAGATGATCAAATTGGGTATACGTATGAAAAGACCCAAAAATGACggtaaaaaaacaaacaaatttgaaaattcaaaacgaGTAATGATGCCATAGTCATGTGGTTGATCACATTCACGTGATTATATCATATGCAAACACATTGCATCTCTTTCATAGTTCATATTTTTATCTTTCTAAATGATACAGGTGGCCACGTTCACCACTTCATGGATGGCCGAGATGGGCCAGGATGAGGAAATAAAGGAACAAGAGGACAAAACAATCAAGTGCATATTCAACTAAAAGGATATGATGAGaacaaaaaacaaatcaaaGTTGATATAAAGTATAACTACCTCGAGATTTCCATTGTCATTCAAAAGCAACATAGTGTCATTCACATTGCAATCCACAAGCCAGGCTAATAAACGCTCAAGTTCGGCATCTGGTTCATCCACAAGAACCTGGCTGGTAGAAGGGCCCACTGAGGATAGTGGACAATAAGCAGAAGTGCTCCCAGGATCATTTATGCCTGGTTCAACTGAAAGGCTTTGCTTTTGAGGCAAAACTAATGCAAAAGTTGGACCATTACATTGAGAagatatgatatgattttgaGCAATATTGATATCATCACTAGCCCAATCTGCCTCATCAAATAGGGCTCCAACACGTGAACCATTTCTTGGACCCAAACCGTTCTTCTTAAAGACTTTACAAAGCACATAATTGTCCTGCAAAAACGGCAGAACTTGAATAGGAATTTTATAACTTTcatatcaaacatatatcaaacAGGATGAGTGCCTAGAACTATCTAGCAGTTCATAATATAATTGAAGTGTTAGTAGTTTCATGTAGTTTATGATAATCACAACTTCGTTTGCAACATCGAAGAATAGAAAAAGCAACTGTAGTCAAGAGACAGTGTGAATGCAAGTCATTGAGTTTCATATAAATCAAGGCCTTATCGTGCATCAAAACAATCTTATTTGATTCCCAGAGACGCTTATGATCcctaaaaattaatactttaacCGGAAAACATGGTCTATTACTTCTATTGATAATCATACTTGACTTAGTTGGATTTATCTgatgatttgaaaattttgaagttgaaaaattattcaaaGATTTCCACAATTTATGGTCGAAAAATAGTTTTAACCAAAATAAGTATTCCTCAAACTAATAATGGAGCTTCATCTTTAACAAATATTTGGggaaattttcataaataaaaagacATTGAACATCAATCCACTTGTGTGTtactcctcaacaaaatggactTCCTGAAAGAAAATCCGGCATCAACGCAAAGTTGCCCAAGCAATAATGTATTCTATGCATGTTCCAAAGTAATAATGTGAGAAGCTGTTCTAACATCATGTTATCTAATTAACAGGAAGCTAACATGTATTTTGAAATAGCCCCTAAAGAGTAAAAatggtttttgtgaaaaatgcaTTGATCTTAAGCTGAAAAATGCATTGTATTGGCCATGTGTCATGGACCCAATTATTGCCTAGATCCAAACAGCCCAAGAGTTACAAACTTTAGAAGAGTCTAGAAAGAgggaaagaaataaaaatgtgaAAGAGGGGAGCTGTTATTCATTCTGTTTTTCTTGTTTGAGTGTTGAGACTAGCTTTTGCTAATGGAATTACGCAGATATATGAAATCTATTATCAAGAAACTTTTGCATAAGTTGCAAAAATAGACTCAATCTAAGTTCTTATGTCTCCAGCAATACACTTTGATTAGCCATTACACCAATAAGATGTGAAGAATGGCTTACTAAATGAAGACTCAGAATAAGTGTTCATAGAGTCACCACTAGGTTTTGAGAAGAAATATGGCACATATAAAGTATGTTGCTTAAAGAAAGCTCTTAATGGACTCAGCAGTCTCCCAGAGCTTAATATGAGTGATTTAGGAAGGTTTCAGAAGCCAGGGGTATTACCAATTCCAACAGGATCACGCATATTTGCAGATGCTCTAAAGTAGGGGATGATTGTCATCGCATTGATGAAATCATCTCCATTAGTGATGATCATGTTTAACTTAAAAGATCGAAAGAAGCGCTTGTTAATGAATTTGTGATCAAAGATCTAGGAGCATTGAAATACTTTTGTGCAGTGTAGAGTTTACACCATCCAGAGAAGATAAGCCTTCTGAAAGAGGGGCTTACTAGGCTGCAAAGCAACTGAGGCACCAGTTGATTGTAATGTGAAGCTCCAACAAGTCACGCCTAAAGAAGTAGAAGAGATCGGTACCAATGACTTGTTGTAAGACTGATCTATCTTTCACATACTTGCCCTGATATAGCTTTTGCAGTTGCCAATTTAAGCACTCCCAATGCCAAACACACATAATTTTTAGGTATTTGAAAAGAACTCCAGGAAAaggtttattattttaaaaacatggCAACCTCAAGCCACAGTTTGCATCGATGCAGATTGGACTGAAATGTCACTGATAGAGATCGGCTTCTAGCTATTGTACGTTTTTTAGGGGTAAATTGGTTACACGGGAAGCCAGAAGTAACTTGTGGTGGCTAGCTGTGTCGGGCTGAGTTTTGAGATCTTGCTCGAGGTGTTTGTGAGGCAATGCAGATCAAGAGATTATTGGAAAAATTAGGAGTCTCTCATTCTATGCCTATGAAAGTATTATGTGACAATTAAGCGACCATCTCCATCTCACATAACTCAGTTCTTCACAATGGTATGAAGCATGTCGAGATTCATAAGCACTTTTATCAAGGAAAACTGGATAATTATATGGCTCATATTCCAAGTACAAATAAGGTTGCAAATATTCTTACTAAAGGACTACCGTCAAGAGAATTCGAGTACTTCGTCCGGAATATTCAAGCTGTACAAATCTGtattttcagtaaaattaaTCTAATATAATTAGCTTAAATTTAGCTTTCCTTTACAGTTCCTTTGTATATTTTTGAACACAAGGCatgcaaattaattttatattgcaaTGAGAAATTGACAATCTTGATTTCTCCTTTCAACATTCTTTTTACAAAGCCGGTCAACTTAATTAAATtgtaaactttaaatatttcaatCAGTAACTAGTTTGCCAACATACCTGAGCGCCTGTTGCCGCCAATTCTTCATCGAGGATCCTGTACTCATGAATAATCCAGTCAGTTCTTTTCACTACTGGTGCATGACCCAGGTGGAATACCAAGGTTTTCACAGTTCCAACAATTTTATCATTGTAAAAGACATTTCTGTCTTTTCCAGTAATTTTCCAATATCCATTATCTGTAGCACGCTTCACTCGGAATCCACTTGCATACTTCTTCTCTCTAGGGCAAAAGAAAAACCATTCCAGATCCTTACCTTTTAAACAAGCTTTATCTGCGAAGAACAAATAAACCATTACGACTCTAAAATTTGTTGACACGATAACAACAATTGGAATTGGGACTAAACAAACAATATACATGGCTGGCATGGATGATGGTGTGAGGGAGTCCATTTTGGACCTATTTAACTTCCCTTCTCGATTTGTGGGATGGATCATGGAGTGTGTCACAACAACCTCGTATTCTATATCTTTGAATGTACAGATTCATGGATTCTTTCTTGATCAATGGGGCCTCACACAAGGTGACCCGTTATCCTTTTTTCTGTTTACATTATGTATTGAAGTGTTATCGAGGTCTCTGAATCACGTCTTTATCCCCATCTTTTGAGTTCCACCCGAGATGCAGTAAGGTGGGTATTACACATCTTGCATATGCGAATGATTTACTTCTATTCTCAAAAAAGGGGATATCAACAGTGTTTCTATGACGATGGATTGCTTGAATCATTTTGGTAATAAGGCGGGGTTGACAGTAAATATGATGAAGTCTAACATATATATGGCTGGTATGACTGATAGTGTGAGAAAGTCCATTTCGGATATGACAGGTTTTAATGTTGGCCATTTTCTGTTTCGATACCTCGGTATTCCTCTTGCATCTAGGAAGATGTGCACTTCAGGTTATACTTGTGGATGCAATTGGGGCTAAAATTAGCTCCTAGCCAAGACACTCACTATCATATGTCGGGAAGATCGAATTAATTTGATCGGCACTTCAAGAGGTAGAATACTTCTGGTTATCTATTCTACCACTCACTTCTAATATCGTGGATGACATTTATAGGATTGTAGGAAGTTTGTGTGGCCCTCGAAGCAACCTCCTATCTCTTGGAACATGTTTTGTAGACCAAAGGAAGATGTGGGCATGGAGCTTAAAAATTTATTGGCTTGGAACTGCTTTGATTGCAAAAACGTTATGGAAGATTCATATGAAGAAGGATAGACTGTGGGTGAAATGGGTGACTGAGATCCATGTACGGTTTGGTGGTGTTTGGGAATGATATTGGAAAAAAGACGAGTTTAATCACTTATCTATTTCAGATATAGTTAGAGATTGAAAGTTTTTATAGTCTTGACGATAGTGTACTAGCGCTCTCAGATTTCGCGGATTACTCTTATAATATAAAAGTActgtttcctatcaaaaaaaaaaaacaatgatgaATCAGCTGGTTATCTTTACTTGCATGTGATGTGTCGAAGAGAATCTGGAATGACATCAAAGAATGGCTGCGTAAAATCAAAGGATCTGCATCATCGGCTCAGAAAGTTTTCTGAGATGTCTATAGAGGTAATTCTGCATTGTACAAGTTGACATGCATTGCAATGGCAACATGCGTCTACAACATTTGGAATGCATGCAATCGagctatttttgaaaaagaaatgCCGTGTCCCGAGGGTATCATTAGAAAATCAATATCTCTACTCTTCGATATTCGCTAAGTCATCTGGATATAAGCTCTTGATTGCATTATTGTTATTTATGATGTGTGTGGATATGATCATTTTTGCTTGTTTCTAGAACCGGGGTATGCCTTGTGTAGTTGGTGATGATATCATTGATTCTATTGGTTCAATATTTGCTTTCTCCCGGGTATGTCTGATGTACTTGTACAAAAATTTTTTACCTTATTTTAAGggatgttattttaaaaaaacaaacaataaaatactaaataagTATCAAAAGTTGAAACGGAGGTGGCCAAACCTCAAGCCTCCACCTCTAAATACAGTTTGATGCCTAGGAAAAAATAGgaaataaattgtaatttttaggtaattgtttttatatttCTAGATTATTTACGTTTATCCTttataatttagaatttatttggTGGTTGAATGGCACCGTTGGTGCGTCTCAGTTGTATTAGGGCTTCAACTGCACCATGTCCACCCtagatttttaatattaataatatggcATAATGatctttattaaaaataaaagaaaatatcaaaattaacaTGCATCTTTCTTAGCATGTTCTACAAACAATAAAATTGACAATTATTGCGCCTACAAATTCATTCCCagaaaattaagaaaatctatttaaataaaacaactcATCTGATAGAGTATAATTTTTCCTAGATTAAAACAGAGAAGTGCCACATAGAATGAAGGGGAAAACAACCATGTAATACATTTACCTGGAAGATCCCACGGAGCGAATTTATGAATGTTGATCTCTTAAATAACTTCAAAATGAAGCTTCTTTCCCATAACCTTTCTCTTGAGATAGTACATCACCAGCTCAACATCAGTTGGATGAAATCGAAAACCCGGGGGTAGGGTGAGGGACATCCTTGCCATTgaaagaagagaaaagaagaCACGGAATCCAACTTACTTAGactttcacaaaaaaaattatcctGCACTAAACTTTTATCTAACCTTTTTCCAAAAGAAAACACCCCTATGGCAATCAAAAACAAAGAAGAGAATAAAAGATTAAAATGTAAATACACCACAATTCCCTGGATGACAAACCTTCCACTAAACTACAAGAGTGATAGTCAGATCCAATGACAAAATAAAACATTGGTGGAGCATCAAAGCCCCTCTTGGTTCTTGAAATATAAAGTACTCCAGAGTAACCACTGATGCTTTTTGTTGGGATCAAAAGGCATACAGTGTGCAAAACAAGCCCTACCGTTTTCACAACATAGGTTTATAACGCAAAAACACCAATAAAACCCtcttcaaataaataaagacaCATCATATGACTAAATTAAATAACAGATCACAAAATAAATGTTGTTTTGAAATACTACATTTGGAACTCGACTATAAGGACAAGAAGCCAAATCTAATCGTACACCCAAAACCATAGAAAGGCTTATGACAAGTGACCGATTCAACAAGAAAGcacaagaaaacaaaacaaactaTTTTATAgcaaaaaattgttaaaaaaacagACAAACAAACCTTGAAGGAAGCCCTGCACAGAAACAAAGAGGGGAAGGTGGATCAAAAAGTACTAAGGTATAGAAATCTTATGAATGGGAGAAGGAAATGAGAGTAAAATTATAGGTAGCATTGGATTTTAAATAGAAGATCACAGGAAAAGGGTTTAGAGAAAGCGAGAACCACAAGAAAATTTGCGATGACTTCTGGGAGAAGCTTGGCTTCTCATTGGTTGATTTATCCAATCCTTATACTTTTTATGCACAAGAAATTGAAATTATTAGTATTTGCGGATTTGAGTTCACTAGATTACAGCGAATTAATGACCTGCATTATGTCTTTTAGCGAGTTAGGTATATGCGTCGTAATTGATTATACAACTAGTTAGCGGTTAGCATATAGAAAGTacttttttgggaaaaaaaaaaactaataataataCCTAGGTATAATTCTACACGGTAGTGTGTGCAtgattttagggaaaaaaatagTTGTGCAACAAAATCTACCCGTTTATGGTC comes from Primulina huaijiensis isolate GDHJ02 chromosome 5, ASM1229523v2, whole genome shotgun sequence and encodes:
- the LOC140977442 gene encoding uncharacterized protein — protein: MDSLTPSSMPAILFKRILDEELAATGAQDNYVLCKVFKKNGLGPRNGSRVGALFDEADWASDDINIAQNHIISSQCNGPTFALVLPQKQSLSVEPGINDPGSTSAYCPLSSVGPSTSQVLVDEPDAELERLLAWLVDCNVNDTMLLLNDNGNLEADLIGKGKNIVLPGFEGNDINTSTNVQAHYTQINEAGIDFSVMQKDGLVAPVNFSAAVCGTEQFQMCDRVGSYFNENMQGGNLSGAAHYASCIGQLPLLLKESEIEGFLNVAQMENDNYYHGSNAAYASDFSSQPPVVPEESNMADSFLNLVQMENDNYYHGANAMFGLDASYGQLQNGGLFYHEMETGGYDDNL